The following nucleotide sequence is from Macaca fascicularis isolate 582-1 chromosome 15, T2T-MFA8v1.1.
TTCAGCTAGTGTCTGGGCAGCAGTACAGCCATGGACTCTGGCAGGGTCAGGCTCCTTGGTAGCCCTGGTCGTGGGTTCAGCAATGGGAGGTCTTGATTGAAGGCCACTGCCCTGGACCCAACCTTGGGTTTTTCAGCCTGGTCATCAGGCCTCACAGCACCCAGGCATGGGGACGTGGGTCAGTCTGGGCCCCCTGGCCTGTTGGCGTCAGGGTTGTCCTGGGCTCTGCTCAGCGGCCAGAGCGGTCCAGCAGCATGAAAAGCAGCCCCAGCAGCACGAGTGGCGTGAAGACCAGCAGCAGCCCCAGCAGCTCAAGGGCCAGCAGGCTCAGCAGCACCAGGCGGCGGGCACAGGGTCCCCGCTCCCGCAGGGCCCAGAGCCGGGCACCCAGGCAGGGGGGacagggcaggaagggcaggcagCCCCGGCCGCCCGCGGGCCCTGCCAGGAAGCGCAGGTGGTAGCGGTGCTCCAGGGAGCCCCAGGGCCCAGGGTTGCGGTGCTGGGGTGCAGGGGTCTCTCGGCGGGGCTGGTGTGAGGGCCCGTCGGCCTGTAGCAGCTCCTCCTGCAGTCGGCAGATCTCCCACTCCAGCATGGGCGTCTTCTGACGGCACAGCGGGCAGCGCACCCGGCCCAGGTCGGCACTGGGGGCCGAGCCCAGAAGCCTGTGCAGGCAGCCCGTACACAGGCCATGGCCGCAGTTCAGCAGGGCCAGGCGGTACTCTCCGGCCCCGTAAGGCTCTGTGCAGATTGGGcactcctcctcttccccctgccCCGCTGCctgctctctcccctcctccttccacgTTGGAAGGGCCCAGGCACCCTCCATGGCCACGGCCCCCAGCAGGGGCTCACTGGCTGGAGTCTCGGCACCTTGGGGGGGCCCAAGGTCATTCCCTTCACTTGCTGGCACTTGGCACACAGGGTCCAGGCACTCAAAGCCCAGAAAAGGTCCAGGTGGACTGACATGCCCAGAGCTGGAGTCGGccgggtggagggtgggggcCCCAGGGCACGGTTCAGGGGTGgtggccctggggcaggagtCAGGATAGGAGGGCAGGGACCCCAGGGCGGCAACAGGGGCGGCCCTCAAGGGGAAGCAGGGTCTGGGCTCCACCAGGGCTCTGGCACTGACCTCCCGGCTGGCTCTCCTCACTGGAATTGGACTTTACTGGGGCCCCAGCAAGGCTGGCCTGCTCTGGGTGGATCCTGGGCCCACACGGTGCCGTCCCCAGTCAGATCTGGCTGGAACCCAGCCTCAGCCATGTTTAGTACTGTGCCAGCGACCCGCCGACCACAGATAGCGACTCCGAGACAGCGAGGCGGGTGTGAACAGCCACCGGACTCCTCCAACAGGACTTTTCTTCCCAGTGCCTAAAACCCCTCCCAGGGGCGGGCCTGCACCAACCACGCCCCCTCCCGCCGCTCCTCTTTCCGGCAGCCTCGACTCCCTGGTAGGACTGACGGACGGCTTGGCTACACCTTCCCAGCACCTGCCCGGAACCTGGTCCTGGCGATCAGACCTTAGCCGACCCACCAAGCCCTTGAGAACGAGGCAGTCAGGGCGCATATCACATTAGAGACAGACAGAAGAGCTGCAGAGGCCACTGGGGTACAGGCAGCCCAGCAAGGGTGCACCATGGCACCCACCCACCCAGCACCCAGGGCACTGGGAGGAGCTAGAGGAAAGAAGCCTGTGCTAGAAGCAGCCACTCAAAGGCCACCATTTACTGCAAGGGCTTTCCTGGGACCAGGAGAGAACAGGTTGCTCTAGCCTGGGACACCCCCACTGCTCTCAGGGAGCTGGCATCTTAGTGGCGTCTGAGCACAGCCTGAGCCCTGTGGAGGTGCGGGGGCAGTGACTGGAATGTGCTGCTTGGCAGGTTGCAGCGGCCGAGGTGGCCCCAGGGCAGAGGAGTGCAGTGCAGCCTCATGGGTGCCCTATGCCACCCCTGGTGCCCATGGGGCTGCTGATGCCATCCTGGGTCACTTCACTGGTGAGGTGAAGGGGCCCAGGTCACCACCTTGACTGGGAAGGGGGTAGGGGGGACGAGGACACAGCTCACTGTCAGGGTGTGGGAGGGGAGGGCTGgctgggcagaggctgcagtggggtcAGGGTTCAAAGGGTGGGATCCAGAGTCAACGGGAGTGTGGCTGTGCTCAAGAGCTGGCTGTTCCCAGAGGACCAGCTGGCTGGTCTGAGAGGACGACAGCTGCTGGCCAGGAGCTCCCTCGTGGACGCCTTCCTGGGCTCCCAGGAGGATGGCCATCAGAGGGGGCATGGGCAGCCTCGGGCCTCAGGCCCACGTCTCGGTCTGGAAGCGCTGTGTCCGCTGGAGCCTGGCTAGATACGCGGCTGCATCGGGGCTGCAGAGTCCGCCGTCCTCCTGGAAGATGGACATCAGGGCCTCCGAGACGTCCGCTGGCATGGACTTGGCGTTGCTAGAGGGGTAGGTCGCAGAAGGCTCAGTGAGGCCCGGCACCCAGGGACTGGGCCCAGTCCTGCTGCACCAACGTCAGCTCACCCTGCCAGGTAGAAGTATGCGCCCTGGCGGTCCAGCAGTTCCCACACGAGCGACCCCAGCTCCCGGAGCCGGTGCTGCACGTACACTTTCTGCTCCTGTAGGGCAGAGAACAGGGCTGACAGCTGAGTCtgagccccctcccctcccttcccaacCCCTGAGCACACACACCTGTTCCCGGGAGAAGGCAGGGACAAGGGTCAGACAGTCCCGCATCTCCAGCTCCTGCCACTCCGCCTCCCAGTAGAAGTCTTGGTCCCGCCAGCGGCAGCCAAAAAACAAGAAGTTTCCTAGGGAAATGCAGGGTGCTCTTGGCCACAGGTCCTTGAGGTTCAGCTGGGGAGTGCCGGCCACAACCCTGCCCTGGGACCCTGGGTGCTCACTGGTCTGGCCCTGGGCCACACGCTCCTGGATGGCTGCTCGGAAGGGGGCTACCCCAGTGCCGGGCCCCACCATGATCACGGGGGTGTCTGGTGTCTCTGGGAAGGCCAGACTCCCAGGCCGCACCCAGAGGGGCACCCGGACAGGACCTATTGCAGGAGGGAAGTGGTATGAAGAGGGTCAAAGACCTGTGCTTCGTCTGCTAGGGCCCTAGCCCAGCATTTGCGTGAGCATGGGTGAGAAGGGGATGCTGGCCCACGGCCCCCACCCTGGGAGCAGGGGTCACCTTGCCCAGGGTCCAGGGATGCCAGCCAGGAGGAGCAGAGCCCCCGGCGGGGCTCCTTGAGGCGAGTCTGGAACTGCACGACAGCCACGAGGATCTGCAGCCGTGAGGGGTGAGCCTGGGGAGGACAGCGAGGGGGATGAGGGGTGAACCTGGGGAGGACGGCAGGGAGGGTGGGGGTGAGCCTGGGGAGGATGGCGGGGGGGGTGAGGGGTGAGCCTGGGGAGGATGGCGGGGGGGGTGAGGGGTGAGCCTGGGGAAGACGGCGGGGGGGTGAGGAACGAGCCTGGGGAGGATGGCGGGGGGGGTGAGGAGCAAGCCTGGGGAGGACGACggggagggggtgaggggtgaGCCTGGGGAGGACGGTGGGGGGGGATGAGGGGTGAGCCTGGGGAGGACGGTGGGGGCGGGGTGAGGGGTGAGCCTGGGGAGGACGGCGGGGAGGGGGTGACGGGTGAGCCTGGGGAGGACGGCAGGGGGGGTGAGGAGCAAGCCTGGGGAGGATGGTGGGGGGCGGTGAGCCTGGGGAGGACGGCggggagggggtgaggggtgaGCCTAGGGAGGATGGCGGGGGGGGGGGTGAGCCTGGGGAGGATGGCGGGGGGGGTGAGCCTGGGGAGGATGGCgggaggggggtgaggggtgAGCCTGGGGAGGATGGCAGGGAGGGGGTGAGGGGCAAGCCTGGGGAGGATGGTGGGGGGGGTGAGCCTGGGGAGGATGGCAGGGGGGGGTGAGCCTGGGGAGGATGGCgggaggggggtgaggggtgAGCCTGGGGAGGACGGCAGTGAGGGGGTGAGCCTGGGGaggatggtgggggtgggggtggtggaaCAAGGCTGCCCTCACCTGTGCCTGGGCCATGGGCCCCACCTACCTCCCCCAGGGGCAGTCCGAGTGGGGGGCGTCAACTGCTCAGAGGGCAGCCCCTGCCTACAAAGCCCCACAGCCGCGGTCCCAGCTTTCCCAGGGCCGATCCTGGGCTCCACCCACCAGGCCCCTCACCAGCATCGAGGAGGCGATGGAGAAGGCCCTTGGCCGGATAGCAGGGATGAGGTCCAACAGGTAGTCGGGAGGGATAGCAGCAGCTGTGTGCGGGAAGTCACAGAGCACCTAGGCAAAGAGAGTCTCAGGGTGGCTGCAGCGTGGCTGTAGCCTCAGGGGCTGGGCCTGCCGCCCACCCACCTCACCTCCAGGATGGTCCTGCGGGGCCGGTTGCAGTATTCAAAGAGCTCCTCCTGGCCTTGGGCAGAACTGAACTCCAGCAGCTTCTCCCGCTCCAGCTCATGGAGAGATAGACAGGCCAGGAGCTCGAAGAAGGAGCGGCGAGGCACGCTGGCGATGTCCAGGTAGTGGGACACGAGGTGCCGCAtggagcagggctggggcagCCTCGTGGGGCAGGAGACATCTGCAGGGTGAGCGGCAGGTCTCCATGGGCTGCGGCGGGGCCCTTggggtgggggcccagggcaCGGGAGAGGGCAGAGAGTCAGGGTGGCCGAGGCTGGGCTCACCTGGCTCCCGTGGCTGCAGCGTGAAGAGCTGGTCAGGGTCCAGGCCCAGCACCTGGCAGAACTGCTGGACATGGGCAGCCGAGTTGGAGGGCTGAATCAGCACCACGTCACCAGCAGCAAAACTGTATGGAAGAAGCCACCGGGGCTGTGGGGACTCTGCGAGGAAGACGCTGAGGACCCCGGACGGAAGCCATCCTCTGCAGCCCGGCCTGGCCTCCTCTGAACCCCAGACCCACGGCCCACCTCACTGTGCCCTCCTCGGTCCCCAGCAGTCCCCACTGCCTGCTTGGTGTCTTGGGCCGTGCTCAGGCCTCACCTGATGCCAGAACCCGAGATGTCAAACTCAATCAGCCGAACGTCCTGGAAGTGGGAGGGGCCAGTGACTCTCTGGTTGGAGATCATGGGTGCTAGGAAGGGCTTCGACTCTGACGGGGGCTCCTGAGAGCCGGGGTGAGCTACCCGCTGCCCCTCAGAGCCCATTCTGGGCGCCTCTTGGAGGAACAGCAGGGTGAACTTGGAGGGCAGGCTGTGGGAGGGCATGCTTATCAGACCAGGACCCCTCCCCAGGGGCTGCCCACCCACACGGGAGGGACCCAGGGCAAGGTCCCCAGGCCGGGTTGGGTCTGCTGCGCCTGTGGATGACCCGGGGCCCACACTCACGGGACTCCAGGAGGGATCTCGGCAAGGTCCGGAGGCGGTGGGAGCAGACTCAGAACCCTGTCCCACAAGTCTCGCAGCCAGGGGTCCACAGCAGCGTCGGGCCTGGGAGGGAGCATGTGTGCTGGCCTGAGCAGACCCAGCGTGTGGCCAGACTGTGGAGGTGGGTACCACACCCGCAGACTCACCCCAGCTCATGCTGGTCATCGCCCAGGCACACGGGCAAGAGGGCACTGCCCCCAAGCTGCAGTAGCCGTCGGTGCAGCTTCTTGGCCACGAAGTTGAACCTGTGGAGACAGTGAGGCTGGTCCTGGGCGGAGAGTGCTGCCCAGGCAGAGTGGGACCCAAGAGAGTGGAGCCCGGGTGGAGAGTGGAGCCTGGCAAGGGCCTTCCTCGGGTGGAAAACACGCTCCCCACTGGCTACACCCTAGGAGGGGCACGGCCTCCACACGCCAGGGGCTGCCGAGATCAAGGCAGTGCCAGGGCCCCAAGCAGCAGGTCCTCCGCTGGTGGAGAATGAGCCTGTGTAGGTGGGAGCATGCGGTCTCGTCCCACTGATGGGCCCTCATTCCTGGGCAGGGACTTGAGGCAGCTGATGCCTCCAGGCCCCCAGCCACGGTGTGGGTCACTCCTCAGCTAAGAAACTCTGTGCTGGGGAAGATCCAGGCACCCTCTTAAGGGTCAGTTTCACTTCTCACTCTGGTTCCGAGAGGCATGACTGGCTGCGGGTCACGCTCCTCCCTGGGAACGCCGTCAGCAGCCAGGCTCCCTTCCTCGCCTGAACGAACACTGCATCCCACACTGAGCAACGTCACGCACAGAACTACATCACACACAAAACTATGTCACGCACGGAACTACATCATGCATGGAACAAAATCTCCCAGCAGAACCGGGGTGGCGGCTGCCTCCGATCTTCCTGTTCTCTGTTTTTCATCTGAAGTGACTGACACCCCGCTACGCACACAGCTTTTGATGCTTAGTGCTCACCGGACCTGGGCCCTATGTGGACAGTCGGGGTTTTCTCTGTTGTGGGGTCTAAAGATGCCGTTTGCACACTGAACACACTACTCCTTGCTCAGGGTGCAGAGGAGCACTGTGAAAATGCCCAGGAGAAAAGGCAGAGGCAGCCTCTGGGGTGGCAGGAGCGTACAGGGTCCCCCTCCAGGCTTGAAGTCGTGAACACCTCGCAGCACACCTTTTTGTAAAAGTGGGGACCGGCGCCAGGTTGGCCTGTGTGACATCAGCatggctctgagcccagccctCTGCCACCCTGCCTGCTCCCGTTCCCTCCCTGCAGCGTGAAGCCTGGGGTGCCCACCAGGGAGCGTTGTGGACGAGAAGCCAGCACTGCTGCAAGGGCCCTGTGGCCTGCAGGGGCCGACCCTGGAAGCTGGTCTCTGCCCTCTGCCAGCACACCTGTTGCTCAACCCCCAGAACTGTTCCGTCCACTCACTGTCCCATCCCCTACTCACTTGGTGTATGAGGAGTCCCCGAGGCCCAGGACGGCAAATTCCATCTGACAGAGGGCGGTGGTGGGCAGGTTCTTCCGGAATATAAACCTCCAGAAGTTCTACagccagaggaaactctgagTCAGAGGCCTCAACCTCTAGGCCAGCCCCACAGCAGGGAGCGAGAGGAGGGTCTCAGGGGAACAGGCAGGGGGCAGAATGGAACTGGACCTATCTGACCAAAACGCAGAATGGAACTGGACCTATCTGACCAAAAGGCAGGGCCCGGGTCCAGCCTGCAGGATGATGGGcactgggaggcagggctggtcCAGGGCCTGGGGAGACCAGGGCCCATCCTGCCCATGGGAGCCGGACAGCATGCTGTGCACTCTGAGCCTGTGTAGGGCTCCCTTCCTGGGACATCACCCTCCTCTGCCCCATGCTCTGAGCTGCCACGAGCAGCTCTGCACTTGGTCTCCAAACTGTCCACCGCCCCAGGAGTCCCTCACCTCCACCTGTCATTTCCCAGCAAAGCATGGGCCTCTGCTCCCTCAATGGGTCTGTACCAGAGGCTCTCACACCTGGACCTCTGAGGTCCTAGTGTCTCTGGGGCCCTCACACCCAGCCCTCTGAGGTTCCAGTGTCGCTGAGACACATCCCCCTTCTTCTGTGGCTGCAAGACCTCGAGCCAACAGGGTCCAGATCCTCTGGTTCCACACCCTGCCTTCCATGGTGGCCTCCCAGCTTGATTGGAGGCCCCCTCTCCCCGATAAGGAGCCTACTGCCCCCTCCCTACCTGGATCCCAGGTGGCCTCTGTGTGTGGTCTtcaccacccacccacctcccctATCCATGGCCAAGTATGGAGGCTAGAGTAGGGGCCCCAGGCCCCTCTGTGGACAGAGAGGCCCTGGCCTTGTCAGCCCACAGCTCTGACCCTGGCCCTTGACCACCCCTGGCCTCCCGGGAACGCACTGCCTCATCAGCTGCCTCTCTGGGCCACGTTGTGCAAGCAAATGTACCCAGCCTCTTGCCCCCAAGAGCCTCCCTAGCGCCCTGCTGCTGAGACACCCTTGCTTCCTGAATCCCAAAAGGATCTTCGCTGCTCCCTTTGGTGAACTTCCTTCCCGAGAAAAGGGTTCCGGAAAGATCATTTCTGCGACTTTTCCCTCACTCGACTGGCATACGGCTGGGTCTGTCCTGGGATCGGTACCACCGCTGAAGAGCCAGGGCCCCACTGGCCGCCCTTGGGGTGGGTAGGGCACTCTGTCCCCAGAGGCTAACCCCTTCCTGGGCATGGGGCTCTCTGGCTGCAGACCCAGCTCTGGACATTGTTCCTTTCCTGGATAACTTCCTCTCCACCATTGTCTTCTCATTCTGAGGCCACTGGAATGATCTTCGAATTCTAGTATCTGCTTCCTTCCATTTTCTATCTTGctttttgtcatattttctaggacttctcatctttttttgagatggagtctcactctgtagcccaggctggagtgcaatggcgcaacctcagctcactgcaacctctgcctcccaggtttaagtctttctcctgcctcagcctcacaaggagctgggattacaggcgtgtgccaccatgcctggctaatttttgtagttttagtagagacagggtttcgccatgttgtccaggctggtctggaactcctaacgtcaagtgatccacctgcctcggcctcccaaagtgttgagacgagagacgtgagccaccacgcccgacccacctcggccttccaaaatgttgagatgacaggcgtgagccaccgcggccgtttttgttgttgttgctgagacagggtctcattctgtcatccaagctggagtgcagtcttgaaatcacagctcactgcaaccttgacctcctgggctgaagcaatattcccacctcagcctctctagtggggattatagatgtgcgccaccacgcccagctaattttttatttatttatttttgtaaagacaggctcttgccatgttgcccaggctggtctcaaactcctgggcacggccgggcacggtggctcacgcctgtaatcccagcactttgggaggccgagacgggcggatcacgaggtcaggagatcgagaccatcctggctaacacggtgaaaccccgtctctactaaaaaaatacaaaaaaaaaactagccgggcgaggtggcgggtgcctgtagtcccagctacacgggaggctgaggcaggagaatggcgtgaacccgggaggcggagcttgcagtgagctgagatccggccaccgcactccagcctgggtgacagagcgagactccgtctcaaa
It contains:
- the NDOR1 gene encoding NADPH-dependent diflavin oxidoreductase 1 isoform X1, whose translation is MPNPQFLVLFGSQTGTAQDVSERLGREARRRRLGCRVQALDSYPVVNLINEPLVIFVCATTGQGDPPDNMKNFWRFIFRKNLPTTALCQMEFAVLGLGDSSYTKFNFVAKKLHRRLLQLGGSALLPVCLGDDQHELGPDAAVDPWLRDLWDRVLSLLPPPPDLAEIPPGVPLPSKFTLLFLQEAPRMGSEGQRVAHPGSQEPPSESKPFLAPMISNQRVTGPSHFQDVRLIEFDISGSGISFAAGDVVLIQPSNSAAHVQQFCQVLGLDPDQLFTLQPREPDVSCPTRLPQPCSMRHLVSHYLDIASVPRRSFFELLACLSLHELEREKLLEFSSAQGQEELFEYCNRPRRTILEVLCDFPHTAAAIPPDYLLDLIPAIRPRAFSIASSMLAHPSRLQILVAVVQFQTRLKEPRRGLCSSWLASLDPGQGPVRVPLWVRPGSLAFPETPDTPVIMVGPGTGVAPFRAAIQERVAQGQTRNFLFFGCRWRDQDFYWEAEWQELEMRDCLTLVPAFSREQEQKVYVQHRLRELGSLVWELLDRQGAYFYLAGNAKSMPADVSEALMSIFQEDGGLCSPDAAAYLARLQRTQRFQTETWA
- the NDOR1 gene encoding NADPH-dependent diflavin oxidoreductase 1 isoform X4 — encoded protein: MRHLVSHYLDIASVPRRSFFELLACLSLHELEREKLLEFSSAQGQEELFEYCNRPRRTILEVLCDFPHTAAAIPPDYLLDLIPAIRPRAFSIASSMLAHPSRLQILVAVVQFQTRLKEPRRGLCSSWLASLDPGQGPVRVPLWVRPGSLAFPETPDTPVIMVGPGTGVAPFRAAIQERVAQGQTRNFLFFGCRWRDQDFYWEAEWQELEMRDCLTLVPAFSREQEQKVYVQHRLRELGSLVWELLDRQGAYFYLAGNAKSMPADVSEALMSIFQEDGGLCSPDAAAYLARLQRTQRFQTETWA
- the NDOR1 gene encoding NADPH-dependent diflavin oxidoreductase 1 isoform X2 — encoded protein: MKNFWRFIFRKNLPTTALCQMEFAVLGLGDSSYTKFNFVAKKLHRRLLQLGGSALLPVCLGDDQHELGPDAAVDPWLRDLWDRVLSLLPPPPDLAEIPPGVPLPSKFTLLFLQEAPRMGSEGQRVAHPGSQEPPSESKPFLAPMISNQRVTGPSHFQDVRLIEFDISGSGISFAAGDVVLIQPSNSAAHVQQFCQVLGLDPDQLFTLQPREPDVSCPTRLPQPCSMRHLVSHYLDIASVPRRSFFELLACLSLHELEREKLLEFSSAQGQEELFEYCNRPRRTILEVLCDFPHTAAAIPPDYLLDLIPAIRPRAFSIASSMLAHPSRLQILVAVVQFQTRLKEPRRGLCSSWLASLDPGQGPVRVPLWVRPGSLAFPETPDTPVIMVGPGTGVAPFRAAIQERVAQGQTRNFLFFGCRWRDQDFYWEAEWQELEMRDCLTLVPAFSREQEQKVYVQHRLRELGSLVWELLDRQGAYFYLAGNAKSMPADVSEALMSIFQEDGGLCSPDAAAYLARLQRTQRFQTETWA
- the LOC102144825 gene encoding ring finger protein-like, with the protein product MEGAWALPTWKEEGREQAAGQGEEEECPICTEPYGAGEYRLALLNCGHGLCTGCLHRLLGSAPSADLGRVRCPLCRQKTPMLEWEICRLQEELLQADGPSHQPRRETPAPQHRNPGPWGSLEHRYHLRFLAGPAGGRGCLPFLPCPPCLGARLWALRERGPCARRLVLLSLLALELLGLLLVFTPLVLLGLLFMLLDRSGR
- the NDOR1 gene encoding NADPH-dependent diflavin oxidoreductase 1 isoform X3 encodes the protein MEFAVLGLGDSSYTKFNFVAKKLHRRLLQLGGSALLPVCLGDDQHELGPDAAVDPWLRDLWDRVLSLLPPPPDLAEIPPGVPLPSKFTLLFLQEAPRMGSEGQRVAHPGSQEPPSESKPFLAPMISNQRVTGPSHFQDVRLIEFDISGSGISFAAGDVVLIQPSNSAAHVQQFCQVLGLDPDQLFTLQPREPDVSCPTRLPQPCSMRHLVSHYLDIASVPRRSFFELLACLSLHELEREKLLEFSSAQGQEELFEYCNRPRRTILEVLCDFPHTAAAIPPDYLLDLIPAIRPRAFSIASSMLAHPSRLQILVAVVQFQTRLKEPRRGLCSSWLASLDPGQGPVRVPLWVRPGSLAFPETPDTPVIMVGPGTGVAPFRAAIQERVAQGQTRNFLFFGCRWRDQDFYWEAEWQELEMRDCLTLVPAFSREQEQKVYVQHRLRELGSLVWELLDRQGAYFYLAGNAKSMPADVSEALMSIFQEDGGLCSPDAAAYLARLQRTQRFQTETWA